A genomic stretch from Leptotrichia sp. HSP-536 includes:
- a CDS encoding PG0541 family transporter-associated protein, protein MKRVEIYFDSYFMEKIKEEMREYGIEQYAIVPQIYSRWSRTLKHFNNHVWPGTDSVLITYLEDKQAKEIMRLIKIMKIDLGKSISMGAAMLPVDDIIL, encoded by the coding sequence TTGAAAAGAGTTGAAATATACTTTGATTCCTATTTTATGGAGAAAATAAAAGAAGAAATGAGAGAATACGGAATCGAGCAGTATGCCATCGTGCCACAGATATACAGCCGTTGGAGCAGAACCTTAAAACATTTTAACAATCATGTCTGGCCTGGGACTGACAGTGTTTTGATAACTTATTTGGAAGATAAGCAGGCAAAGGAAATTATGAGGCTTATAAAAATAATGAAAATAGATTTAGGAAAATCAATTTCAATGGGAGCGGCGATGTTGCCAGTTGATGACATTATTTTATAG
- a CDS encoding cache domain-containing sensor histidine kinase gives MKLKKTMKNSMLLQLFFYYLIGNLLFILFLSSIFYYTSKYLIMNKEIEYTNENVISTSRYITLYADKLKNMINLLSVDADVRNFLISGNEDSKKSIKKMIYSILGNNKGIKSITVIGKNGNIVSSDKNNDMKISENMMKEKWYVDAINNSDMPVFNPSRKNSTSSMNSALWFLSISRDIKNSKGENLGVIVFDIKYEILERYLNSISFGKQIDNIIIDKNNNIIYYKDVKCFADKKCLAKFSEKNKKKDTYLYETQIENTNWNLRSLANTNDLVTLKKNFSHIVIIIFLVSLAFSSIITFIVITKILKPLIKLENHMQNFENNLREFHLSEKTGYEIQNLVEHFNLMVEKIKYLREYEIKALHSQINPHFLYNTLDTIIWMAEFEDNEKVISITKSLANYFRLSLSNGHEKIPLKDEIMHTKEYLFIQKQRYEDKLSYFFNIENESLLSIEVPKIIIQPIVENSIYHGIKNLSENGIITIDVYRENSTVNISVKDNGIGFEKAKQFKKSKTGGVGIKNVDKRIKFYYGKNYGVFINKDNKTEGAEVIIKIPFKSI, from the coding sequence ATGAAACTTAAAAAAACAATGAAAAATTCAATGTTACTCCAGCTATTTTTTTACTATCTGATTGGAAACTTATTATTCATCCTGTTTTTAAGCAGTATTTTCTATTATACTTCAAAATATCTAATAATGAACAAGGAAATAGAATACACTAACGAAAATGTTATAAGTACATCCCGTTATATTACTCTTTATGCTGATAAATTGAAAAATATGATTAATCTTTTGTCTGTTGATGCTGATGTTAGAAATTTTTTAATATCAGGAAATGAAGATTCAAAAAAGAGCATTAAAAAAATGATATATTCAATTCTTGGGAATAATAAAGGAATTAAAAGTATTACTGTAATCGGAAAAAATGGTAACATTGTATCCAGTGACAAAAATAATGATATGAAAATATCAGAAAATATGATGAAGGAAAAATGGTATGTCGATGCTATAAACAATTCAGATATGCCCGTTTTTAATCCCAGCAGAAAAAATTCCACCTCCTCTATGAACTCAGCTCTCTGGTTTCTTTCAATCAGTCGGGACATAAAAAATTCAAAGGGAGAAAATCTTGGTGTTATTGTTTTTGACATTAAATATGAAATTCTTGAAAGATATTTAAATTCCATTTCTTTTGGAAAACAAATCGACAATATTATAATAGACAAAAACAACAATATTATTTACTACAAAGATGTGAAATGCTTTGCTGATAAAAAGTGCCTTGCAAAGTTTTCAGAAAAGAATAAAAAGAAGGATACATATTTATACGAAACACAGATTGAAAATACAAACTGGAATTTAAGAAGCCTTGCAAACACAAATGACCTAGTTACCTTAAAGAAAAATTTTTCTCACATAGTTATCATTATTTTCCTAGTTTCATTAGCTTTTTCTTCCATTATTACATTTATCGTAATAACAAAGATTCTAAAGCCTTTAATAAAACTGGAAAATCATATGCAAAACTTTGAAAATAATCTACGGGAATTTCATTTAAGTGAAAAAACAGGCTATGAAATTCAGAACCTTGTGGAGCATTTTAATTTAATGGTTGAAAAAATAAAATATTTGCGGGAATATGAAATAAAGGCTCTTCACAGCCAGATTAATCCACATTTTCTGTATAACACGCTAGATACAATCATTTGGATGGCAGAATTTGAAGACAACGAAAAAGTAATCAGTATTACAAAATCACTTGCAAACTATTTTAGGCTTTCCCTTAGCAACGGTCACGAAAAAATACCGTTAAAAGATGAAATTATGCATACTAAAGAATATTTATTCATACAAAAGCAGAGATACGAAGACAAACTTTCCTATTTTTTCAACATAGAAAACGAAAGCCTGCTTTCCATCGAAGTTCCAAAAATAATAATCCAGCCAATTGTAGAAAACTCTATCTATCACGGAATAAAAAACCTTTCTGAAAACGGAATCATCACAATAGATGTTTATAGGGAAAACAGCACTGTCAATATCTCAGTCAAAGATAACGGAATAGGCTTTGAAAAGGCTAAACAGTTCAAAAAAAGCAAGACTGGAGGAGTAGGAATCAAAAACGTTGATAAAAGAATAAAATTCTATTACGGAAAAAATTATGGTGTATTTATAAATAAAGACAACAAAACCGAAGGAGCAGAAGTAATTATAAAAATTCCTTTTAAATCAATATAA
- a CDS encoding response regulator transcription factor — protein MYSILIIDDEPIIRRGIKTFIDFEKYKISDVYEAEDGNSAFKTFSEVLPDLVLLDINIPFKNGLTLAQEMKELKNDVKIAIISGYDYFEYAQKALKIGVEDYILKPVSKTDINEIISKLIYRLEETRKYNEARKIINKISHTEKTAKDVSHSKYKDILTKKIEDKYSEISFNLNSLADEMNLSSGYLSSLFKNLFGIPFQDYLNNMRMEKAKLLLLTTDLKNYEIGELVGIENFNYFNSKFKKTFGMTPKEFKKSVLEKL, from the coding sequence GTGTATAGTATTTTAATAATTGATGATGAACCGATTATAAGAAGAGGTATTAAAACCTTTATTGATTTTGAAAAATATAAGATAAGTGATGTTTATGAGGCAGAAGATGGTAATTCTGCCTTTAAGACTTTTTCTGAAGTTTTGCCTGATCTTGTCTTGCTTGATATAAATATTCCATTTAAAAATGGGCTTACTCTTGCACAGGAAATGAAAGAGCTGAAAAACGATGTAAAAATAGCCATCATTTCAGGATATGACTACTTTGAATACGCTCAAAAGGCTCTAAAAATCGGAGTTGAAGATTATATTTTAAAACCTGTTTCAAAGACTGATATAAATGAAATAATCTCAAAACTGATTTACAGACTGGAAGAAACTAGAAAATACAACGAAGCCAGAAAAATTATTAATAAAATCAGTCACACTGAAAAAACTGCCAAAGATGTTTCCCACAGCAAGTATAAGGATATTTTAACAAAAAAAATTGAAGACAAATACAGCGAAATTTCCTTTAACTTAAATTCACTGGCGGATGAAATGAACTTATCCTCAGGGTATTTAAGTTCGCTTTTTAAAAATTTATTTGGTATTCCTTTTCAGGACTATTTGAATAATATGCGGATGGAAAAGGCAAAGCTACTGCTTTTGACAACGGATCTGAAAAATTATGAAATTGGAGAACTCGTGGGAATAGAAAATTTTAACTACTTCAATTCAAAATTTAAAAAAACTTTTGGAATGACTCCAAAAGAGTTTAAAAAAAGTGTATTGGAGAAATTATGA
- a CDS encoding redoxin family protein: MKKLIAIVATMLSFGVTSFGNTLQGVQLKDINNKPVSLNKYKGKKIYIKMWASWCPICLSGLSEINSLSADKSKNFTVITIASPGQKGEKPTAKFIQWYKGLNYKNTTVLLDEKGEVLKRAKVLGYPSNIVLDRNLNIVKTLPGHLTAAQIKGAVK, from the coding sequence ATGAAAAAATTAATTGCGATAGTTGCAACTATGTTAAGTTTTGGTGTAACTTCATTTGGAAATACATTACAAGGGGTTCAGTTAAAGGATATTAATAATAAACCTGTTTCCCTTAACAAATACAAAGGTAAGAAAATATATATTAAAATGTGGGCTTCGTGGTGTCCTATCTGTCTTTCAGGATTAAGTGAAATTAATTCTTTAAGTGCGGATAAAAGTAAGAATTTTACTGTTATAACAATTGCTTCTCCAGGACAAAAGGGGGAAAAACCGACAGCTAAATTTATTCAGTGGTACAAAGGGCTTAATTACAAAAATACTACTGTATTGCTGGATGAAAAGGGGGAAGTGCTAAAAAGGGCAAAAGTTTTGGGGTATCCTTCAAATATTGTTCTGGATCGAAATTTGAATATTGTTAAAACTTTACCGGGACATCTGACTGCCGCACAAATTAAAGGAGCTGTTAAATAA